Part of the Yersinia hibernica genome, ACGCTGTAACTAAATGTCTCATTTTTTGCCAACTGAACCGGTGTTTTAGCGGCAAATCATTCAGGGGGTAAATATAGAAGTGTAAAGCGGAGTATTAAGCTGCAGACAGTGGGCAGTAATGCGCGGTTTTGCAGCAATATACCGGCATAAAAAAAGGGAAAAGCGACCGGGAGTCAACTTTTCCCCAAAGTAATACGGGTATGGGCATAATCACAAATAATGATGAGGGTACTAACAACCAAACTTTTATTAACAACTACACATCTATAAGGCCAAAATTAGAAGCTGTATTGCACGCCTACACGATAGCGAGTTTGGCGCTCGTCAGTGGTTTTGCTGCCAGCAACGTTACCGATAGCAACATATGGCTTCCAATTTTTATCCCACTTGTAAGCGACTTTCAGGTCATGACTCCATTCTTCTTTCTCTTTATTTGCCAGAATTTCGTCTTCGGATTTCTTGTAGTTCAATTCATATTCAGCTGAATAGTTTTTCAAGAAATTATAGGCAAACAACATGGTGAACTCATGGCCTTTCTCTGTGGCTTTAGTCTGAGCTGGCTGGTTACGTTTGTAGTATGGGCGGTAACGCAGTGATGTTGAGAAATCATCAGTGAAGGATACTTTGCCGCGCAGGTAAGGGCGGTAGTTATTAGAGTCAGAAGAAGATTCTAATGAGAAACCAGGTTCCAGTTGGAATGTTTTATTGAACTGATAAACATAACTGGCAACCACTTCAGTGCCATTACTGACTTGCTCGTTGAATGGTTTATTCGGGGTAGTATCGGAGCTGTGCTGGCCCCATTTTCCCTCTAAAGATAAACCAAAGCCATTTGCAAAACGGTTGGAAATCAATAAACGATCTTTATGATCAGATTTACTGGTATCTTTCATTTCGTGCCGGTAGTCAATTGTTGTTGCCACGGAGCTAAAGCTGATTACAGATGCCACTGCCAGAGTCAGTAATTTAAATTTCATTTTTATATAATCCCAGGGTTATGGTTATTTAAATCAAAAGTCATTAACAATTTAATAAAGAATCAACATACGACTAAAAAACAATTTCACGAACAAAGAAACAATGTTTCATTTATTGTGAATGCATATTCTATTTATATTAATAAATATTTTTGTGATCCAGATCTGTGTTGGTGATTAATTTTTTAAACAGATATTAAATTGTGATGTCGGTCTGATTGGCTATTATTTTTTTGTTTATAAAACGAAATAACCCCGCCAAATTAATGGCAGGGTTTAATAACAACTTAAGTTAAATTAATTCATTAACGCATTGCGCGTTTCAGAATACGGTCACCTTGTTTATTAAAGTATTCTGCTGTTTCTTGTACTGTCTTCTGGCCATAGTCGATATATTGAATTGCATCGCCGAACAGTGAAACGATTTGCGGATCATCAAAGTATGGTGAAGTTGTCATTTTGTGTGGCAATTCCAGTGCCATATTTAAGCCGGCAACAGAAGGATCTTCATCTTTAATAACCCCGGAGGAGCGAAGTTGAGCGACAGCAGTGGCACTCAATGGTACGCCACGCTCCAGACCCAATGCTTCAACACCTTCTTTGCTGTTCAATAAGAAGTTGATTAACATCGCACTTTCTTTTGGATGCTTGGTTGTTTTACCAATTGAAAGCATCTGTGCAGGTTTAAAGAATAAGCCAGCATCTTTTGCTCCTGGCAGCATTGGGTATGGGCCAAGATCCAATTTTGCAGGTTTGGTCAAGTTATCGGAATACTTAGTTATTGTGGAGTTCCACATATAAGTACCGGCCCACTCACCATTAATCCATGGCTTCATTTCATACATATTACTTTTGCCGAATGAAGCATAGTATTTGGTGGATGGCATAACATGACTATCTACCATGGTCTTATACATGGTAAAGAACTCAACCCACTGTTCTGGCGTGTAGGCAAATTTCTTACCTGCTTCATCAATAGTAGGAATATTATATTTTTGAGTCATATAAGAGCGGATTAATGCTAATGTATCTTGGTGCTCTAATACTACTGGGTAATATTGATCACCCAGTTTCTCTTTAAATACTTTACCCGCAGCAAGTAATTCATCCCATGTTTTAGGATATGCTAAACCTGCTTTAGCCCAGGTTGCATCATTGTAATAAAAGATACGAGCAGTAACTGAAATTGGAATACCATTCAATTTGCCATTAACTGTTGTTTGTTGCAGTTCTTTCGGATCAAATTGTGCCAAATCCAATTGTTCTTTTACGTTAAACAGATTGTAGAAACCAGTACCGTCTTTAGAGAAAATAGGCAACCAGTTCCAGTTAGTCTGCATAACATCTGGCTCAGTACCCCCGGCAATCTGTGTTGTCAGGCGAGATAAGTGACCATCCCAGCCGGTATACTCCGATTTAACATTAATATTCGGATGTTGTTTGTGGAATTCTTCAATAGCTTTCAATGTTACCTGGTGGCGGCCATTACCCCCCCACCATGACATCCGTAAATTAACTTCGTCCTGTGCTGCAAAAGCCTGATGCGACAATAATGCCAGAGTGGATGCTATCAGCGTGTGTAGGATCGCTTTTTTCATTGGGTACTGCTCCTGTTAAAGAGAGATATTTTTTTCTGTTTTTGCATCAAAGATATGGCATTTATCCATATCAAACTGGAAGTACACGGTGCGATGCAGACCATTTTCGATAATAGGTCGTGCTTCGTCAGACGGCAGACGACAGGTCAGCTCAAAGTCATCAACTTTGATATACATAAAGAATTCGTGACCCATGTTTTCCGTACGGACTAATTCACCTTGTGAGTGATTTTCAGTAAATGGACTCAGAGACATGCTGACGAATTCAGGACGTACACCAAAGAACACTTTTTCCCCGGTGTGGGCAGCGACTTTGGCTTGCTGTCTTTCATTCAATACCAGGGTGTATTGACCGACGGTCAGGCCAATTTCCCCGTCTTTTTCTACCAGCGTGCTCGGTTTGATATTCATTTCCGGCGCGCCGATAAAACCGGCAACAAACATATTGGTAGGGTAGTGATAGAGATTATCTGGGG contains:
- a CDS encoding oligogalacturonate-specific porin KdgM family protein, whose amino-acid sequence is MKFKLLTLAVASVISFSSVATTIDYRHEMKDTSKSDHKDRLLISNRFANGFGLSLEGKWGQHSSDTTPNKPFNEQVSNGTEVVASYVYQFNKTFQLEPGFSLESSSDSNNYRPYLRGKVSFTDDFSTSLRYRPYYKRNQPAQTKATEKGHEFTMLFAYNFLKNYSAEYELNYKKSEDEILANKEKEEWSHDLKVAYKWDKNWKPYVAIGNVAGSKTTDERQTRYRVGVQYSF
- a CDS encoding ABC transporter substrate-binding protein translates to MKKAILHTLIASTLALLSHQAFAAQDEVNLRMSWWGGNGRHQVTLKAIEEFHKQHPNINVKSEYTGWDGHLSRLTTQIAGGTEPDVMQTNWNWLPIFSKDGTGFYNLFNVKEQLDLAQFDPKELQQTTVNGKLNGIPISVTARIFYYNDATWAKAGLAYPKTWDELLAAGKVFKEKLGDQYYPVVLEHQDTLALIRSYMTQKYNIPTIDEAGKKFAYTPEQWVEFFTMYKTMVDSHVMPSTKYYASFGKSNMYEMKPWINGEWAGTYMWNSTITKYSDNLTKPAKLDLGPYPMLPGAKDAGLFFKPAQMLSIGKTTKHPKESAMLINFLLNSKEGVEALGLERGVPLSATAVAQLRSSGVIKDEDPSVAGLNMALELPHKMTTSPYFDDPQIVSLFGDAIQYIDYGQKTVQETAEYFNKQGDRILKRAMR